One segment of Theobroma cacao cultivar B97-61/B2 chromosome 9, Criollo_cocoa_genome_V2, whole genome shotgun sequence DNA contains the following:
- the LOC18590532 gene encoding 50S ribosomal protein L4, chloroplastic — protein MATSTPTPTSLSFFSSSLFLSSSSTKLPCLSLSFKTSSNPNLCIASQLSTLSILSFTGEKIGETYLDLKSAPPETARAVVHRAIITDQQNKRRGTASTLTRSEVRGGGKKPYPQKKTGRARRGSMRSPLRPGGGVIFGPKPRDWSIKINKKEKRLAISTALSSAAQNTIVVEEFGDKFEKPKTKDFMEALKRWGLDPKQKSMFLMMEVPENVNLSSRNIGTLRMLTPRTLNLFDILNCDNLVLTPDAVDYLNGRYGEDYEGDTEDDDEEEEEGGGGGGEEANENADAER, from the exons ATGGCTACTTCAACTCCAACGCCCACTTCGCTTTCCTTCTTCTCATCGTCCCTTTTCCTCTCTTCTTCCTCCACCAAGCTCCCctgtctttctctctccttcaAAACCTCCTCAAATCCCAACCTCTGCATTGCTTCCCAACTTTCCACACTCTCCATTCTATCCTTCACCGGAGAAAAAATCGGCGAAACCTATCTCGACCTCAAGTCGGCCCCACCCGAAACCGCTCGAGCCGTAGTTCACCGGGCAATCATCACGGACCAACAAAACAAGCGACGTGGCACCGCCTCCACTCTCACCCGCAGCGAAGTCCGAGGTGGTGGGAAAAAACCCTACCCCCAGAAGAAAACCGGGCGGGCCCGTCGTGGGTCTATGCGCAGCCCTCTGCGGCCCGGCGGAGGTGTTATCTTCGGGCCCAAACCGAGAGACtggtcaattaaaatcaacaaaaaggaaaagagattgGCGATTTCGACGGCATTATCCAGTGCTGCCCAGAACACGATAGTTGTGGAGGAATTCGGGGATAAATTCGAGAAACCGAAGACGAAAGATTTTATGGAGGCGTTGAAGAGGTGGGGATTGGACCCGAAGCAGAAATCGatgtttttgatgatggaAGTGCCGGAGAATGTGAATTTGTCGAGTCGGAATATCGGAACTTTGAGAATGTTGACGCCGAGGACGCTTAATTTGTTTGATATCTTGAATTGCGATAATCTGGTGTTGACTCCGGATGCAGTGGATTATTTGAATGGAAGGTATGGGGAAGATTATGAAGGGGACactgaagatgatgatgaagaagaagaagaaggaggaggaggaggaggtgAAG AGGCAAATGAGAATGCTGATGCAGAACGATGA